Proteins found in one Bacteroidales bacterium genomic segment:
- a CDS encoding DUF4405 domain-containing protein produces the protein MKPIFRTDLALLILFVLSLFSGIQIHYASHFQSHEVWHNWSIVHMVVNILLLGVAIVHIKQHWVWFKTISSSLSRKSKVTIALSIIFVLVSVTGIVLLTCANGGKGCCGYSRIGIIHYWLGIVFGVFALLHFIGRWKIFKKGVKRR, from the coding sequence ATGAAACCAATATTCAGAACAGATTTAGCACTTTTAATATTGTTTGTTTTATCTCTCTTTTCGGGTATTCAAATACATTATGCCTCGCATTTTCAATCTCACGAAGTATGGCATAATTGGTCGATTGTGCATATGGTGGTAAACATATTATTGTTGGGAGTAGCAATAGTACATATAAAACAACATTGGGTATGGTTTAAGACAATCTCTTCATCACTCTCTCGCAAGAGCAAAGTAACAATAGCATTAAGTATAATATTTGTTTTGGTGTCTGTTACAGGAATAGTTCTGCTAACTTGTGCCAATGGAGGTAAAGGTTGTTGCGGATATTCAAGGATAGGTATTATTCACTATTGGTTAGGAATTGTGTTTGGAGTATTTGCTTTACTACATTTTATTGGCAGATGGAAAATATTTAAGAAGGGAGTAAAGAGAAGATAG